The following nucleotide sequence is from Salvia splendens isolate huo1 chromosome 2, SspV2, whole genome shotgun sequence.
CTGTGTAGTGTGGAGAGAAACATCATAGGACATTTACATGAACATATTCACAAATTCTCCAATGAACAAGAGAAAAGAGGATACTGAGTACTACAGCAAAATGATATGATCTTCAGAGCTCACACACACTGCATATTTCTGTTGTTCAAAAGTTTAAAGCAGGAGCAAGGTTAATTAAGATCAGCGGCAAAGCAAGGAGGAGCACTGTGCCCACTGGAACCTCCACGAACGGCCCTTTCTGCTTCTGGCGAGGTCTGCCTCGTTCCTCTTCAGCAAGTCCCATAAGATATGGACATCCTCGTACTCACATGTCCTCACGTCTTTGTGGAGTTTAATGAGCCCTGAAAGATTTCCAAAACGAGGCTAGGTGTTTAGACATAGATTAAATCCATTGCAGTAAGTTTCCAGGGCTAATAATACCACATTACATATAATGAAGAAAAATGGCATCTTTGATGATACAAGCAACATTCAACAGAACTATTTACTATGTCACAATTGTTCAATCTGTTTATGATAATAAATATGATAATTTCACCCTCTTGCCGTACTCCACCATGCTGTACTTTAGGTATCAATTTATTCTATGGAGTTCTATACCATAGTAGGAAGACTTAAGCTCAATAAAGTTGAAGTGATGTTGAGTTAATCCTATTTGACAAAAACTATCACTCATATATTCTTCTATTTAAATTTAACATCTTTGATCATTCTTTCATTTCTTAATCAAATTGGATCCTTCTATTACTCCTGCAAATTAAATTTAACATCTTTGACATACAGTATCCTGCCTCTAGATAAAGATTTCGAAAAAAAGGTGTATCAACTAATATGCTTCATACTCAATTTtccaataaaatgaaataacaatgcaaaaggaaaaaaaattgcgAGAATTTCCAAAATCAGAGAAGATAAAAACCCAAGATAGCAACAGAATTTGATGAAAATTGGAAAAACACCTGTTTTACGAAATCCAAACCTTCTGGAGACTCTGCCCCAAACTTTCCGCATAGGAATTACCATTTTCTCCAACCATTTCACACCATTTCAGTCTCAGATAAAATCAAACACACTCCACTCCACAAAAACCCCtgaaaatattcaaaataaataaattaaactaacCGAAACAACATCGCAATTCAAACAACCTCACGCACAAACAAACCTCTGCGTGTGTGTACGGAAATTtgcctctctctttctctctgaGTGAGAGGAGAGATGGAGGAATGAATATATGGTGATTGATAGCAGCCTGAATAGGTTTTTCCCGTTTGATTTCAGTCTGGTTTATAACTGCACGGGGGGACGCGTGTCAGAGTGTGAGTGGTGGGGGGCAGATATTTCCCGCACCTAGTGTCCACGTGGAGGCCAGAGGTTTGGGGAAGTGTCGATATCGTTTGTGGACCTTGCCGCCCATTGCCGTCACTGCCATCGTGctttcaatttcatattttataaatatttaataatttatggttctcataattttatttttattatatagcggtgaaaaaattattaaacaaGAGCTTTTTTAATTGGTTATGCAGTTGACAAATTGGACATGTTTATCACTACAAAAAGACAGATATCTTTACTAATGACGCAATACAAAAGGCGAGGTATGTCATCAaccatttttttagtttttaataattgtttttttagtcaattttatttttgcaaATTTTAGTGTAATTTTAAGAACTTCATTCATCCGGAGTTGataattacatttaattttcaATGAATTTCTTATTTGTGGCAGAGGATTATTCTACATTTAGAGTATATTAGTAATGATACAGTTCTTTTAtgtttcatatatttttttaatgatatcttgTGCTTGggttttgtgtttgtgtgtcttATTTGATACGCATAGTTCGAATATCTTTAATTGAACCCAGGAGCGTAGCCAGGAATTCATTACAAGTGGGgcaaaatgaataaaattttcatttttgaggaggagtatttattactccatagtTTTACATGTATACATGaaaatttgtataaatataGAATGGAGGGGAAGAGGTGaggaggggcaaatgccccactTGCTAAAGGGATGGATCCGCCCCTGATCGAACCAACCACAAATACAAAAATCTCATGCGCTCGAGCTTGACTTTGTGTGTCTTGGATTGGCACATTTAGTTTAGATTTCATATCCAAATCATGCGTACAATGTGTCTCTGTGTGTTTGGCCTCATAACACATACTTCGAATTTCCGTATATGAACCAAGCATACCAATACATCGCATGCTCGGGGGCAGGCTTGCTTTGCGCATCCTGCTTTGGTACGCGTGATTTTATCTTCGATATTTGAACCAAGTGtgccaataaataatttttgacACATTTTTCATCCATGTCTCTGTCTTAGATTTTcacaatatattaaaataaattttttaccaGCATTATTTCAATAGGAAAATTGAGCTAACTCCATATTATGGGCTAAGAGAAACGGCTCAAGGCCCAAAATAGTTATTTCTTCGCAAGCCCAATGAAGCCCCGTTTTCGATTTCTGACCCACCAATTGTTGTTCGTACAATCaacccaaaataaaaaagagagatAAACTAAAATTAGTATACACAAAATCAGGTGCAAAAACGAAATCTCCACCGGGAAATCCGAGCTTGTGATGTCGCAAGCTAGAGTGTACACTGACGTGAACGTTCATCGGCCTCGGCAATACTGGGATTATGAGTCTCTCGCCGTTCAATGGGGGTATTTCATTGCCTCTCTTCAATTTTTACCCAATTTCTGTTCaacttttcttttattcatgAGTAATAGTTCATACTAGTTGATAGATAAATTTGTGATTGGAAGTTATATCCTGAGTTAATTTTAGTGGGAGGTGTTTGTGAATGGTTTAATTGAGATGTATGGTTTTGTATGCACACAATCATACATCTCGTTTTTTCATTCGTACTTGCCTTAGATTGAGTGAGCATATGAATAAGATTTTTTGGTCACATAAGTTACTAATTCCGGCTGGAGTTGATTAGAATATTTCCGGACAATTAAAAATTGGACATATGTAGTAGCAACAGAGTTGTTTGTTTTGGTCTCTTTCGAGCTTTAGCTGCTGTAAACTAGTATAGTTGTTTTAGCTTGTTTTAGGCCGGATATAAGGAGGTTAATACGTTGAGCACAACTCGTTCGTGTTGTTTTTGCTGTGCTAAATGATAATATCCTTTTGCATTTAAGTGTTGCTTTTAGATGTTTTTCGTTGTTTCGGCCTAAAACAAGCTAAAACAACTATACTAGTTTACAGCAGCTAAAGCTCGAAAGAGACCAAAACAAACAACTCTATTACATGATTGTGCTTTTTGGTCTATTTAGAGATCAAGATGATTATGAAGTTGTTCGAAAAGTGGGGAGGGGAAAATATAGTGAGGTCTTTGAAGGTATAAATGTGGCAAATAATGAAAGATGCATCATCAAAATTCTCAAACCagtcaagaagaagaaggtattttgtattttttttgtcgGGTGCCGGTAAAGGGAAGAATGTTAATGGAAAGTTAGATACCTACTTAGGTTTCAGTATTATGCGTAAACTCTATACAGTGGTGACATATCCGCATCGTGTTATCtcttttaatgtattttataaatatcCTGTAATAGGTTTCTCGAGAACTACATGGAGATCTTCTTTGAAATTTATTAATCAGATATTCCCTTTGCCTTATGCTATATAAAACATTGTTGCAAGGATTATCATTTAGTTTAACTTTGGGGAAGAAAGAACTAAGAAGTTCAAATATCATTATGCAACTTCTTTGTAGACAAAATTCTTTAAATTTGATCATACACTTCTCTACCTATTGGCTTCTTTTTAAGTTAGATCTTATCAAAGCagtaaattttgaattcaaTCTCTATATAATTCTTTCCACAAATCTCGGAATAATTAGAAGTATCGGGGATATGCAATAGCTCATCCTTATTGCTTACAATTGTAGTTAATGATGATTGGTGACTCTTTTTCAAATGATGCAGATAAAGAGGGAGATTAAGATACTTCAAAACCTTTGTGGAGGTCCAAATATTGTGAAGCTTCTAGATATAGTTAGAGATCAGCATTCAAAGACGCCTAGCTTGGTGTTTGAATTTGTGAACAACAATGACTTTAGAACCTTGTACCCAACATTGACTGATTATGATATACGCTACTACATTTACGAGCTTCTGAAGGTCTCCTTTCTATCTTATTAATATTTCATATACATGGACTTCTGTTATTTTGTACAGAACCTCTTTTTTCTTTGTTAGGTTTTGGTTTATTATTCCTTTATTTGTCAACGATCATTTTATGCAGCTCATAGCCGGGTTGCTGTGAATTAATGAATTGTTCCTGAATAGGAATTGCTTTGTGATATTGAAGTATTGCCGCATTGCTGTGTGATTATGGAAGTATGCATTATTGCTTCCTCTTGAGAGGATTTCATCTCTCAGTTAATAAGTTATTTAATATTCTAATAACTATTAGGTTGGTCCTGCCAGGGTATTTCATGTTTGAACGTTTTGTTAGTATCATGTGATTATGCAAAAGCTCCCTGGTTCATGATCATAGATGAATATGCAGTACcttagtttttgtttttctttaccCTCTAATATATGTAAGCCACATCTATTTGCTTTTATTTCTGTGCTATTTTATTCTCATGGAAAATTGAGCCACAATTTTGCATAGAATGATGAGATTCTAGGGTTTGGGAACTTGATCTGCTATACAAATCTACTTAGTCACAGCATTGGCTTATAGAGTTCCATACAGGCATTGCCGGTTGCACTGTAGAATGGCAGGGCTATTTATGAACTGCAATATTTTAGTCCCCCTTATCTCTTCTTATAACTTGCAACTTGTAAATATATGCTTATTGTAGACGACTTAGCATTTAACTCACTTTTCAGCAACGGTCACATAATCTACTTCCAGGATGACTGCAATACCAAAAGCACTAGTTTCTTGCACTGAATTCATTTTATACTTATTAGATgataacttttattttattgaacTTGGATTTTATTTCGTGTATTTATTGTAACTTTTGAGCTTTTGTATGCAACTCTGATGGTGTTTGGGTTAATCTTCAGCAGCTACCATCATACCATGTTGATTCGTGCTAATCTTAAGGTTGATCGGGTGGTTATACATTCTGGATGACAATTGTTATATCAAGTTTATTTTTTCACCTGGGTAGGTAGATATTCTGGTAGTTTGTGGCCTGGTTTAAGAGATTATTTTGTATCCAAATATGCAGGCTCTTGATTATTGCCATTCACAAGGGATAATGCATAGAGATGTGAAGCCTCATAATGTGATGATTGATCATGAGTTACGGAAACTTCGGCTGATAGATTGGGGGCTTGCTGAATTCTATCACCCTGGCAAAGAATACAATGTCCGAGTGGCTTCAAGGTcttcaatttaaattttttaagttttagtCCTTTTAAAATTGGGTTGGGACCAGGGGATCTGTAATGTTGAAAAAGGTCATGGCCATGCCAACATCCTTAGCAATCCCACTTGAACTGCTTTTTCTTCTGAATTTTGCCTGAACTTTGGCTGATCCAGAAAATGATGTATTTAATCTTCTCATGTTGCTCTGAAAGCCCATGTTGAATTGTGTTACTAACTTGTGCCACTTTGTCTTTGGAATTATCCGCAGATACTTTAAAGGGCCTGAACTACTTGTGGGCTTGCAAGACTATGATTACTCTCTAGACATGTGGAGTCTTGGTTGTATGTTTGCTGGGATGGTAAGAATTAGTTTTTGTTTACTTAATCTGTATTTGCTATAGTTACAGTTGCTGGACAATAATATTCTTCCAACTTGCAGATTTTTCGTAAAGAACCATTCTTTTATGGTCATGATAACCAAGATCAGCTTGTCAAAATTGCCAAGGTATATTTACTTTCTAGATTTTCCATGATCCTGGATAGTTATTTTCAAAAAGAGTTGATTGCTTACTGGGAAAATTTCATTGCTTTGAAGTAAACATTTATgatttatcttcttttattgCTCTTTTAACGCATGGCATGGCATGGCGTGGCATTAAGTGTTACATAGGTTGGTGTTGAGGACTACACGGTAACACTTTAAACTTTTTGATCACGAGGTTCTAGAATTAGAGGGTTTTGTACCATCATCGGTCTGATATATCCTTCTCGGGCTGTTTATGCTGTAAATATGTCAAACTTGATAATTGAAGATTTATTTTCTCTTGGTAACAAAGGtatgcttttttttattaacttttgACTTCACAGGTCCTTGGTACAGATGAGCTGAATGCATATTTAGAACATTACCATCTTGAGCTGGATCCTCAACTTGATGCTCTTGTTGGAAGGTAGTTAAAAGCATATTTTTTCTCTTGTTGATTATGCTGAATGCAGTTATCTTCCTTCTCTGTATGGTTCAATGAGTTGATATACACAACCAATTAATATGCACACTGGCTTGAGTtagataatttatttttgtcGACTTGTCGTTTTTCCACAGGCACACTAGGAAGCCCTGGTCGAGGTTTGTTAATTCAGACAATCAACATCTCATATCACCAGAGGTTATTTAGTGTTTGAAAACTTAAGAagattttctttctatttctattGTAAGTTGTGAGACTAACATTTCTGTTGATTTCTTTGTTTTCACAACGCATTGAGCAGGCTATAGATTTTCTGGATAAGCTTCTCCTCTATGATCATCAAAGTAGACTTACAGCCAAGGAAGCAATGGTAAGTATTATGGCTTCTGTCTTCTATTTCTGTTACTTTCCTCTTCCAAAATTCTTCAATATTCTAATTAATGCGGTTGTCATAATGAAAGAGAAACTGAGTTGATCCATGTCATTGTTTCCAAGAGGTTGCTTCACATTTTTTAATGATGTTTTTTGGCTCTTCTGCAATTAGCACTGTAGTAGAACACTCGTCACTTTGTTACAGGCTCATCCATACTTCAACCAAGTTCGGGCTGCTGAAACTAGCAGGATGCGGATGCAGTTGCAGTAGCTCGGAATCTCACATTCTCCGGTTTCATATAATCGTTTCTAATATGGCACCCAATGGCCAGGCTGAAATCGAGTTTCATGCCTTCATTCCAAAATTTTTCCAACATTATCAAAAGACTGTACTATATAAATCTCTACTTAGGGTGTCAGGCGGACACCCCAATAGCCCCACCCCAGTTTTTGTCTATAGCCCCAGTTTagttgtccacagccccaaaattctctttccgccactatggtggacacttgcaatagcccccaaattttataatcaattttcattttaaaatatttttagtttcatttaggtataattaaaataatctcagtgtaaataattagaaaacgaggtaattagggctgaatattcgttgtattgcaaatgggtaaaattatacaacgaataattaaaataaaatacaactaaaaattccgccaccgtctactcggtgtcggagtcggcttcctcgtcttcttctcctcctcctctctcgctgtTGTCGGCCGTAATGCGGAGCGATTCAGATTCCGCTGTAAAGGTGGGggcgttggagaagacctccacgactgagatggaggaaggggtggactcgatgcccacggtgggggagattgattccaacttCAATGCTGGGACGGAGTCCTGCCAaagcccgacggctgagaagcataGGCGCCAAATCCCGATGGCTGCGAAGGATAGCCCGACGGATGTGATGGATTGCTGTCATAGCCCGATTCCtgagagtcgggtgattcgtcgtctcctcggtgcatttttagagagtggttgtgtagatagtgaatgaatggattttgtgaaaatggtaaaaaataggtggtggggggagtggtatttatagaggtaaataaaaaaaatcgaaaatgtCTTGGCCGCGGCGGATGTCCAACACTATGGTCGCCGCGCCTAATTCCTCCCCGGCGTGTCCTCGCCCCAAGCCCGCCTATCCGTCGTCCGCTGTCGCCTCGCCCCCAATCCGCGTTCGACCCATGGGCGGACAACTTCCGCACTATAACCCGCCCGCCCACTGCCCCACACGCGGCTATCGCCGCATCCGTACCATAGTGGATACTCTTAATTGTTACACCAACTTTGTGGATTTTAGTTTATAAAATCAGTGCATGTTTGATTATTTACTTGACCCATCTTCTCAAATTTCGATATATAGAAAACTACCCAAATCTTAGATATTTTGGAAAAGTATCAAACATCAACTGTCAACTGCTGTGATATAAAAGGGCAGAGAAGAGAGATATAGACTGATATAACATGAAAAGCTAGCAATGAAGACCAACATACTCACAGAAAACAACAATAGGAAACCACATAAAAATCAGAAAAGCCATTATTCGGCACATAAAATCCCAAAAGTGCAAGAAAAATAAACAAGATATCACAATAACTCAGATTAATCAGCAATAAAAATAGTAAGAATAAGGTTTATacaaaaaacaataattaaaaaaaaaacctggATGGTCAGAGCCTTCTTGTTGGTTTCGAGCTGACTTCCTGCACAGAATCCgatcaattataaaaaaacaagattagaaaagaaaaaaaaaatcagtttcCGATCTCTACCATGAAAATCCGAAACGCTAAAATGACACAGAAACCTGAGATACCTTTCTGGCCTTTGAGCTTCTCCATGTTTCTCTCTCTAGGCTCTAGCCATCTTTGCCTTCTGGCCATTGCCGCCACCCATGGCTTCTGGCTCCTTCCTCTCTCTGCCTCtctccctcttttttttttctacttcttATAGGAAATTAAAAACATTTATTCCTCTTATTTATCACAGATCACTTTTCTCTCGCGCATAATTTTGatcaattgaaaataaaattagaatctTTAAAACATCTATTAGTCCATTACcaataattttgaagttttttttacactagtttaatttaaaattaatactccatgatagaagaaaaataaaaagctaagttaataaaatattattaatggcGATTTATCTTGTCAAAAAGataaacatattaaaaataagGTGTGACTAATTTTTTGGACAacctaaaataaaagataaaattattaatGGTAATCTGAATGAGATTATTAAGTTTTAAAAACTGATGCTGCATAAGTTTTAATTGATCTATTGATATAATTACAAGCGGCATCGTGGACAACATTGGCAGTCTTGGCGCACACAACAATATCAACGGCTAGAAGTCCAGAgcccctcttgacatcagttgtaatttcctcatatCTATAGTATgagagtttatttgtaatttcctcccttatatagggtttaaattttttttttaaaacaatatcAACTGCTAGAAGCCATTAGCCCAACCTTGCCTAAGCTTGTGGAGGAGACGAGGATGGACTTCGCAACCTCCAACAAAGTAGTCTTGGAGGAAGACGCATAGTGCAGCTGCGATGGTGATTGGCCAGTGGATTTGGTTGTCGATGTTGGCTGTGCTTATTAGATTCTAATGGATGAGGTTAACAGATAACGTCAAGATCTGTgcgttttttttattactttctTATATTTTGTCTGTTATTTTTCTGACAAAGAGATGAGAGATTGAACATTTTTTTGCATAGTAAAAAAGGACGTAGAGATTTGGGATTGTGCATTTTTTTTGCACATAAAAAAAGGGTACGCATTCGTTATAGCTGCTGCAGCCTGCAAACCTATATAACCAAAAAAAAGCATGTAAGATCATACATTACTTTCACACATTGCCTAAAGCTACAAATCATTGTATAAACTATGAAGCCAAACAATATTAGTAGGAGTATTTGATTTTGGGATACTAATTTCTGTATTCAAATACTgacataaattattatttttcataacTAAGATTGCCATATTATTtctcaaattcaaattttgccGGCTGGAACTCAAGGAACACATTGTTTCCCCTCCCATACCCTCCATCACCGCCACCGCCATGAGCAGCAGCCGTCAACCCCATATCGACACCAACATTTCAGGCATTTCTACCCCATTTCCAGCGACGGAAGCGGAAAACCTTGCCGCCATAGCAGCTCCAATGCTGTACACTACAAAAGAAAACGCTAATTACCAAGGGATTACCCACGTAATTTCCAACGAGGTAGCGACGGAGTTTGGCAGATTATTTTACCAACAGAGAATTCTGTGggtaaaattattatttttaaataattattttatatataaattactGAGGAAGTGTTGTCGTTGGAAAATTTGAACAGCTATTTACCGAGGGATTCGTGCCATTGGTaatcttaaattaaattaaatggactaagagcatccacaatggcgcccgtcccggcggacgtccggccgGCGTGCCAGAGTTCCGcgcgggatgtccgccattgtgcagcggTGACACGGATACAGACGTCCGCTGCGGATACCGGAGTTCCGCGGTGTTCTCGGGACGTCCGTGGCGGACGTCTgtcattgcgttgactccacggacgtccgcgtggacgtcccgattattttattattgtgggaagtccgtcgggatgtctgtcactgtgcagtgggatgtccttatgacgtggcagtgtaATGGGAAGTCTTTATGACGTGACATAAGGTGTTTTTGGATGTCCGCGGagatgtccgtcgggacatccCCACCACTCTGGATGCTctaatttcactttttactttttacctTTTCTTTTCAACCTAGCCCTAATTTTACGTCCTCCTCCAATCTGAGAAAGCCGACGCCGACTGATTTCTCCTGCAATCTTCGAAATCCAACGCCGACTAAGAATGATTCGTGGAGCATCTCCTGTGGAAGAGATTACTGGCGAAAGATTCGTGGTTTCAGTTTATTCAATCGAAAAAGAGGAAGTCAACAGTTcattatatatacatacaaatGCAGCTGTATCTATCCATCTCTATATATTTATCGTTCCTTGTTTTCTCTCAATcgccatttctctctctctctctctcaggaAAACCACAAATCGATGAGGTTTGTGGTAAAGCGAGGATTAtaccgcaattgttgactttgacTACGCCTAGATCTGCTGTAAATCCCTAAAATTCAGGTAATTTGTTGAGTTAAAACAACattttccgttttgtttgtgGGGAAATCGGCAATGCTGCTGGTGTACTTTTTGTCTCATTGGTTTTACAATTCGATCTTCTGATGTTGTTTGTGCTGATTAGCTTCGTTTTGATAGGATTCTTTTAGTtttttgttccaatttattaGTTGAATGAAATGGTGTTAGCTGAAGACAGCTGAATACTTTCGTGGGGAGAGTAGTGGCTCATCTTATAACGATCATTTAGAGGCACATCGAGGTTGTTTGCTTGTTTACTTCTATTGGCTTATTAATGGACGAACCTCAATGCTATCTTTCGCCTCTTCACTTCGAGATTTTCACCTAGTTGATGTTTAGTAGAAAATCACGGGGTAAATATATAACTCTTACAAAATGTATTATCTTTGTcagtacaaaaagtttgaagttgacataaatcatacaaaaagtttcttTCGTGTTCAATTTAGTACATTCCGTTATATGTGTTTAAACGCTGTTAACTTTTTACTTAACTGACGTACAAACCATGaaacaattataaatttttttgtacCAATATGAAACAAtcataaaactttttgtaccaaCATGAAACAATGATGAAATATTTTGTACTTCACATAGACTAAGAGTTAACGCCTTTTAAACACATATAACGgaatgtactaaattgaaacacgaAAGGAACTCTTTGTATGATTTATGTcaacttcaaactttttgtactaatatgaaaCAAACGTGATACATTTTGTATGGGTTATGTATTTAGCCCGGAAATCATTTGTGTTCATTTTGCACCTTGAAAACTTTTGCAATATCAAAATGATGTTGTAGAAGCTACGTAGTTGAATGTGATTCAGTATTGATTTTAAATTGCTTTGAGATCAGAAGCATTTTGAGAGTTTCAGTGCTTTCGTTATCAAAGCTATATTTGAATGTGACCATTCCTTTTATTGAATAGTTCTTGATTCTGGCTTtcggtaaaaaaaataattactcaCACAGGTTCAGAGATCGATCCAGTTTCACTGTTGATTAGTTATCGTTCATCTGAGACCTATGTTGAATTCTCTTCTTATTAACATTACACTGCTTCACTTAAATCTCTACTCTGCATGAATGTATAGGTACTTTTCAACTGTCTACTGTCAGTGTCAGATTAGTATCATTCAAGATTACGATGCCAGGTGTTAACAGAGCTAAGTTCTCACTCCGGGCTAGCATTTCATTGGTTTGCTGCCCTctttgatagtttttttttactCCATATTAGTTATTGACTAATTGCGTCTTCATAGTTTTGATGCACGACGTGTAGCTCAAATTTTGCGTGCTCTTTTTGCTCGGCTTTTATGATTTCCTTTCATCAATGAGTAATCTTGATTCAATATACTGTCTTCTCTATGCATGCATtttggtatatatatatatggacaTATGATAGACGAATGTGGAGATATGGAGATGAAGGAGAAGATATTTAGGATAAGAGATACAAATAAGCAACTTGTGGAATTTGGTGTCCAATCTTAGATGTGGAAATGGAAAATCAAGTTTTGGTTTATCTACCACTTTAATGTTGCTTCTGATGTTCATTTTCCTCTAATGAGTAGTGAAAGGGCTGAGATTGTAATCTTTCAGATTGATTAGTCTGGCAACTTACTACCAAAATGTCGGTTTCGGTTTCTGACTCTTGTGGACCTTTGGATTTAGGTTGGCTCTATCCCAATCTAGAGATATATTTGAGCTCTCAACAAGATTTAATTAGGCTTGAATTCATGAAATATGGACAGACTATTGCATTTGTATTTTTCAGATAATGTGCCGTTAAACTTTTTCTACCGTTACCAGAAAGTAGAGAAAAGATCTGTATCAACCGTTTACATGTAGGATTAATTGTGGAGCAGATTTGGGGATATCAAAACATATTTCCGTTTGATGTGAATTAACTTTGCAGGAGTAGTAGGAGCTGAAGAATCTGATCCAGCACAAGTGGTACATTTCTCACTCTATCTCCCTCTCTAAAGTCTAAACCTCTTGTTCAAGGATTCTACATTTCCATTTCTTCATCTGAAAAACCTT
It contains:
- the LOC121792812 gene encoding casein kinase II subunit alpha-2-like isoform X2, which produces MSQARVYTDVNVHRPRQYWDYESLAVQWGDQDDYEVVRKVGRGKYSEVFEGINVANNERCIIKILKPVKKKKIKREIKILQNLCGGPNIVKLLDIVRDQHSKTPSLVFEFVNNNDFRTLYPTLTDYDIRYYIYELLKALDYCHSQGIMHRDVKPHNVMIDHELRKLRLIDWGLAEFYHPGKEYNVRVASRYFKGPELLVGLQDYDYSLDMWSLGCMFAGMIFRKEPFFYGHDNQDQLVKIAKVLGTDELNAYLEHYHLELDPQLDALVGRHTRKPWSRFVNSDNQHLISPEAIDFLDKLLLYDHQSRLTAKEAMHCSRTLVTLLQAHPYFNQVRAAETSRMRMQLQ
- the LOC121792812 gene encoding casein kinase II subunit alpha-2-like isoform X4; translation: MSQARVYTDVNVHRPRQYWDYESLAVQWGDQDDYEVVRKVGRGKYSEVFEGINVANNERCIIKILKPVKKKKIKREIKILQNLCGGPNIVKLLDIVRDQHSKTPSLVFEFVNNNDFRTLYPTLTDYDIRYYIYELLKALDYCHSQGIMHRDVKPHNVMIDHELRKLRLIDWGLAEFYHPGKEYNVRVASRYFKGPELLVGLQDYDYSLDMWSLGCMFAGMIFRKEPFFYGHDNQDQLVKIAKVLGTDELNAYLEHYHLELDPQLDALVGRHTRKPWSRFVNSDNQHLISPEAIDFLDKLLLYDHQSRLTAKEAMENHKSMRFVVKRGLYRNC
- the LOC121792812 gene encoding casein kinase II subunit alpha-2-like isoform X1, with the protein product MSQARVYTDVNVHRPRQYWDYESLAVQWGDQDDYEVVRKVGRGKYSEVFEGINVANNERCIIKILKPVKKKKIKREIKILQNLCGGPNIVKLLDIVRDQHSKTPSLVFEFVNNNDFRTLYPTLTDYDIRYYIYELLKALDYCHSQGIMHRDVKPHNVMIDHELRKLRLIDWGLAEFYHPGKEYNVRVASRYFKGPELLVGLQDYDYSLDMWSLGCMFAGMIFRKEPFFYGHDNQDQLVKIAKVLGTDELNAYLEHYHLELDPQLDALVGRHTRKPWSRFVNSDNQHLISPEAIDFLDKLLLYDHQSRLTAKEAMVSIMASVFYFCYFPLPKFFNILINAVVIMKEKLS
- the LOC121792812 gene encoding casein kinase II subunit alpha-2-like isoform X3 — its product is MSQARVYTDVNVHRPRQYWDYESLAVQWGDQDDYEVVRKVGRGKYSEVFEGINVANNERCIIKILKPVKKKKIKREIKILQNLCGGPNIVKLLDIVRDQHSKTPSLVFEFVNNNDFRTLYPTLTDYDIRYYIYELLKALDYCHSQGIMHRDVKPHNVMIDHELRKLRLIDWGLAEFYHPGKEYNVRVASRYFKGPELLVGLQDYDYSLDMWSLGCMFAGMIFRKEPFFYGHDNQDQLVKIAKVLGTDELNAYLEHYHLELDPQLDALVGRHTRKPWSRFVNSDNQHLISPEAIDFLDKLLLYDHQSRLTAKEAMAHPYFNQVRAAETSRMRMQLQ
- the LOC121792812 gene encoding casein kinase II subunit alpha-2-like isoform X5; this translates as MGIKREIKILQNLCGGPNIVKLLDIVRDQHSKTPSLVFEFVNNNDFRTLYPTLTDYDIRYYIYELLKALDYCHSQGIMHRDVKPHNVMIDHELRKLRLIDWGLAEFYHPGKEYNVRVASRYFKGPELLVGLQDYDYSLDMWSLGCMFAGMIFRKEPFFYGHDNQDQLVKIAKVLGTDELNAYLEHYHLELDPQLDALVGRHTRKPWSRFVNSDNQHLISPEAIDFLDKLLLYDHQSRLTAKEAMVSIMASVFYFCYFPLPKFFNILINAVVIMKEKLS